In Devosia litorisediminis, one genomic interval encodes:
- the ugpE gene encoding sn-glycerol-3-phosphate ABC transporter permease UgpE, with product MVENRPFLTVLTHLFLIAGVIVVIFPVYIAVVAATHGPLALSSGAMPMLPGSELINNIMQVLTETRRGVAPFWLMAWNSLMMAVLITVGKIAISIISAYAIVYFRFPGRLLVFWLIFITLMLPVEVRIIPTFKVVADLGLLNSYAGLTIPLIASATATFLFRQFFMTIPDELMEAARVDGAGPMKFFRDILLPLSRTNIAALCVILFIYGWMQYLWPLLVTTDPKYYTLMMGVKRMATVADSDPQWNIIMAAVVLAMLPPVLIVIFMQRLFVKGLVETEK from the coding sequence TTGGTCGAAAATCGTCCCTTCCTGACTGTCCTGACCCACCTGTTCCTGATCGCCGGGGTAATCGTGGTGATCTTTCCGGTCTATATCGCGGTGGTCGCGGCCACCCATGGTCCGTTGGCCCTGTCCTCGGGGGCCATGCCCATGCTCCCCGGTAGCGAGCTGATCAACAACATCATGCAGGTGCTGACCGAGACCCGTCGCGGTGTCGCGCCGTTCTGGCTGATGGCGTGGAACTCGCTGATGATGGCGGTGCTGATCACCGTCGGCAAAATCGCCATTTCGATCATCTCGGCCTATGCCATCGTCTATTTCCGGTTTCCCGGCCGCCTGCTGGTGTTCTGGCTGATTTTCATCACTCTGATGCTGCCTGTCGAAGTGCGCATCATCCCTACCTTCAAGGTGGTGGCTGATCTGGGCCTGCTCAATTCCTATGCTGGCCTCACCATTCCCCTGATCGCCTCGGCCACGGCGACCTTCCTGTTCCGCCAGTTCTTCATGACCATTCCTGACGAACTGATGGAAGCGGCACGTGTCGACGGTGCGGGGCCCATGAAGTTCTTCCGCGATATCCTGCTGCCGCTCAGCCGCACCAATATCGCGGCGCTGTGCGTCATCCTCTTCATCTATGGCTGGATGCAGTATCTCTGGCCGCTGCTCGTCACCACCGATCCCAAATACTACACGCTGATGATGGGTGTGAAGCGCATGGCGACCGTGGCTGACAGCGACCCGCAATGGAACATCATCATGGCCGCTGTCGTGCTGGCCATGCTGCCCCCCGTCCTCATCGTCATTTTCATGCAGCGCCTGTTCGTCAAGGGCCTGGTCGAAACGGAGAAATAG